In Saccharicrinis fermentans DSM 9555 = JCM 21142, a genomic segment contains:
- a CDS encoding ATP-binding cassette domain-containing protein yields the protein MDINVKGITKTYGPQKALDNLSFKVRTGEILGFLGPNGAGKTTTMKAITCFISPNVGDITVGGKSVLENPDEVKKNIGYLPENNPLYLDMPVMDYLQFIGELQGVAKSKLRDRVREMVAKCGLNDEKHKKIGELSKGYRQRVGLAQALIHDPEVLILDEPTTGLDPNQIIEIRELIKEIGREKTVILSSHILAEVEATCDRVLIINKGKIVADGSPSELRHKAQGNEVLRVGIQGGTSQEIYDALSALAETAVVSFADDSKTLFEVESQQGLSSCESIFKVCVDKGWYLTQLTPLEKNLEDIFRELTGGNINVTADMIRAN from the coding sequence ATGGACATCAACGTTAAAGGAATTACTAAAACGTACGGTCCGCAAAAAGCTTTGGACAATCTCTCGTTTAAAGTTAGGACCGGCGAAATCCTGGGTTTTCTTGGACCGAATGGCGCAGGAAAAACAACTACTATGAAAGCCATTACTTGTTTTATATCACCGAATGTCGGTGATATTACTGTGGGTGGTAAATCAGTTCTTGAAAACCCTGATGAAGTGAAAAAAAACATTGGTTATTTGCCCGAGAACAACCCGCTTTATTTAGACATGCCTGTTATGGATTATCTTCAGTTTATTGGAGAATTGCAGGGAGTTGCTAAATCGAAGCTTAGAGATAGGGTTAGGGAAATGGTGGCTAAATGTGGTCTCAATGACGAGAAACACAAAAAAATTGGGGAGTTATCCAAGGGATACCGACAGCGTGTAGGTTTGGCTCAAGCGCTTATTCATGATCCAGAAGTGCTTATTTTAGATGAGCCTACTACTGGTTTAGATCCCAACCAAATTATTGAAATTCGTGAGTTGATTAAAGAAATTGGACGCGAAAAGACAGTTATATTGAGTTCTCATATTCTGGCTGAAGTGGAAGCTACCTGTGACAGAGTTCTTATTATTAATAAGGGTAAAATTGTGGCTGATGGCAGTCCGTCAGAGCTTCGTCATAAGGCGCAGGGAAATGAAGTACTCAGAGTAGGTATTCAGGGAGGAACAAGTCAGGAGATTTATGATGCATTAAGTGCTTTAGCAGAAACTGCTGTGGTTTCTTTTGCTGATGATAGTAAAACCCTTTTTGAAGTTGAATCGCAGCAGGGACTCTCATCTTGTGAGTCAATATTCAAAGTTTGCGTTGATAAAGGTTGGTACTTAACCCAACTTACCCCGTTAGAGAAGAATCTTGAAGATATCTTCCGTGAATTAACTGGCGGAAATATTAACGTAACAGCCGATATGATTCGAGCGAATTAG